One window from the genome of Babylonia areolata isolate BAREFJ2019XMU chromosome 13, ASM4173473v1, whole genome shotgun sequence encodes:
- the LOC143288708 gene encoding uncharacterized protein LOC143288708, which produces MRGGRARKPDKAAMQQTDRGWAWAVLGASMGCNFLNGVMCYFVGVIHTGLLHKYQASVTTTAWVGALYAANMSLAAPIAAMVINRFGCRVCCVSGGLMVGGGFLASAFVPTIGWLFVTYGMIAGIGLGLTYSPSIISIGFYFDKLRGLATGISAAFAAIGILSGSLIAQSLIDNYSVGGAFMVLSAIGLHGCFFGAFFRPSEFELSMGQAGAASEREDQQLLGVLDSRASRLSLAMHGIAVRAVSQYSIHKDHLQDGSLENGPSLAASVASGEILVAKYSSTPDGVRVGLGGSCSILVPGGGDIIQVECEEVTKTEVQEQGEEEEEERLGEEMTTSQLSARSGETSPLTSPPEDGAHHAVTSDALPVPNWVSVPPADFHTAIPEIVLEHTGQHPSQDQLRHRSVSEVTEPRSAAAAEDDDDRTTNDVTSPEEDGATGSHRLLPNGHSHHHQYQEDTRSMTSVAGPVVRGHGGSPPLRTKLLKVVDGYVAVLCHKAFMCHCCSVLVANVHISGVYLHLPEYVLTKDTSSTQAATLFVAVGLFSLLSRLATGFSTTEPRINVLTLNMGMMGLCGLATIFFPHYSDTYAGQLVFSSLFGLYTGGQYALVSVIGVQFMGIVQLPTALGVQVFFMGVGYVAGPPLAALILDIGGTYQHSFIFLGVMMLVGSFWDMAAAFFSEPTELVEGEEEEEGARARAREGGTIIITLQDNGSANVHYNPGSVVSVPSRHSQDAVNV; this is translated from the exons gccgCCATGCAGCAGACGGACAGGGGGTGGGCGTGGGCGGTGCTGGGGGCctccatgggctgcaacttcctgAACGGGGTCATGTGCTACTTCGTGGGCGTCATCCACACGGGGCTGCTGCACAAGTACCAGGcctccgtcaccaccaccgcctGGGTGGGGGCCCTCTACGCTGCCAACATGTCCCTGGCAG CCCCCATCGCAGCCATGGTGATCAACCGCTTCGGGTGCCGGGTGTGCTGCGTGTCGGGTGGCCTGATGGTCGGGGGTGGGTTCCTGGCCTCGGCTTTCGTGCCCACCATCGGCTGGCTCTTCGTCACCTACGGCATGATAGCTG GGATCGGACTGGGCCTGACCTACTCCCCCTCCATCATCTCCATCGGCTTCTACTTCGACAAGCTCCGCGGGCTGGCCACGGGCATCTCGGCGGCCTTCGCGGCCATCGGCATCCTGTCCGGATCGCTGATCGCCCAGAGCCTGATCGACAACTACTCGGTGGGCGGCGCCTTCATGGTGCTCTCAGCCATTGGCCTGCACGGCTGCTTCTTCGGGGCCTTCTTCAGGCCCAGCGAGTTCGAGCTGAGCATGGGCCAGGCGGGGGCGGCCTCGGAGCGAGAGGACCAACAGCTCCTGGGCGTGCTGGACAGCAGAGCGTCCAGGCTGTCTCTGGCCATGCACGGCATCGCCGTCAGGGCGGTGTCCCAGTACTCCATCCACAAGGACCACCTTCAGGACGGCAG cctggAGAACGGCCCGTCCCTGGCCGCCTCCGTGGCCAGCGGGGAAATCCTGGTGGCCAAGTACTCCTCCACGCCTGACGGGGTCAGGGTTGGGCTGGGGGGGTCCTGCTCCATCTTGGTGCCTGGCGGCGGCGACATCATACAAGTGGAGTGTGAGGAGGTGACGAAGACGGAGGTGCAGGagcagggggaggaagaggaggaagagaggcttGGGGAGGAGATGACGACGTCCCAGCTGTCTGCCAGGTCAGGGGAGACCTCTCCGCTCACGTCCCCCCCGGAGGATGGCGCGCACCACGCCGTGACTTCTGACGCTCTACCGGTCCCCAACTGGGTTTCTGTGCCCCCTGCAGACTTCCACACCGCCATTCCAGAAATCGTTCTAGAGCACACCGGCCAGCACCCCTCCCAGGACCAGCTGCGGCACAGGTCGGTGTCAGAAGTCACCGAACCTCGCAGCGCTGCCGCCGCCGAGGACGACGACGACCGCACAACGAACGACGTAACGTCACCGGAGGAAGACGGTGCCACCGGAAGTCACAGGCTACTCCCCAACggtcacagccaccaccaccagtaccaggAGGACACCCGCTCCATGACGTCAGTGGCGGGGCCCGTGGTGAGGGGTCATGGGGGGTCCCCCCCGCTGAGGACGAAGCTGCTGAAGGTGGTGGACGGCTACGTGGCGGTGCTGTGCCACAAGGCCTTCATGTGCCACTGCTGCAGTGTCCTGGTGGCCAACGTCCACATCAGCGGCGTCTACCTCCACCTGCCCGAGTACGTCCTGACCAAGGACACATCCTCCACCCAGGCCGCCACCCTCTTCGTGGCGGTGGGGCTCTTCAG tttgTTGTCCAGACTGGCCACGGGTTTTTCCACGACAGAACCGAGGATCAATGTCCTGACCCTCAACATGGGTATGATGGGGCTGTGTGGGCTGGCCACCATCTTCTTCCCCCACTATTCAG ACACGTATGCTGGTCAGCTGGTGTTCTCGTCTCTGTTTGGACTGTACACGGGGGGTCAGTACGCTCTAGTCAGCGTCATTGGCGTCCAGTTCATGGGCATTGTCCAGCTGCCCACTGCCCTGGGAGTGCAGGTGTTCTTCATGGGGGTCGGTTATGTGGCTGGTCCGCCCCTtgctg ccttGATCTTGGACATCGGGGGGACCTATCAACACAGCTTCATCTTTCTCG gTGTCATGATGCTGGTGGGGTCGTTCTGGGACATGGCAGCCGCCTTCTTCTCCGAGCCTACAgagttggtggagggggaggaggaggaggagggggcaagggcaagggcaagggaaggggg caccatcatcatcaccttgcaGGACAACGGCAGCGCAAACGTGCACTACAACCCGGGCTCGGTGGTCTCCGTGCCCAGCCGACACTCTCAGGACGCCGTGAACGTTTGA